The DNA region GCCTTCGCGGCGGCGGCCTCCAGCGCGACGATCCCGAACGGTTCGTACCGGCTGGGCAGCACGACCGCGTCGGCCGCGGCCAGCACGGCGCGCAGTTCGCGGTCGGACAGATGCCCGACGAAGTCCACCGCGCGCCGGACCCGCAGTTTGCGGGCCTGGTCGACCAGTTCCTCCAGATGCCTGCCCTTGCCGGCGACGACCAGCCGCGTCCCCGGTTTGGCACGCCGGATCCGGGGGAGCGCGGCGAGCAGGTCCTGCACGCCCTTCTCCCATTCCAGCCGCCCGAAGTAGAGCAGCAGCGGCGCGCCGGAGGGGCTGTAGACCTCGCGCGCGTGCGCGACCTCCTCCGCGGGCACCTGCCAGGTGCGTTCCTCGATGCCGTTGTGGATCACGGTGACGGCGTCGCCGTCGACCTCGAACAGATGCGCCACCTCGCGGCGCATGGCCTGCGAACAGGTGATCAGCGCGTCCGAGCGGTTCGCGAGCCACCACTCGACGGAGTGCACCTGCTGGTTCAGCGGATGCGAGAGCCAGCCGGAGTGCCGTCCGGCCTCGGTGGCGTGGATCGTGCCGACCAGCGGCACGCGCGCGGCCTCCGCGATCGCGATCGCGGGATGGGTGACCAGCCAGTCGTGCGCGTGCACGACGTCCGGCTGCCAGGTGCGCAGCAGGTCGGTGG from Amycolatopsis sp. EV170708-02-1 includes:
- a CDS encoding glycosyltransferase family 4 protein, producing the protein MRVLMLSWEYPPVVVGGLARHVHALARHLARQGHDVVVLCRHTAGTDAETHPRTDRVVEGVRIIRVAEDPMHVTFERDLVAWTLAMGHAMVRAATDLLRTWQPDVVHAHDWLVTHPAIAIAEAARVPLVGTIHATEAGRHSGWLSHPLNQQVHSVEWWLANRSDALITCSQAMRREVAHLFEVDGDAVTVIHNGIEERTWQVPAEEVAHAREVYSPSGAPLLLYFGRLEWEKGVQDLLAALPRIRRAKPGTRLVVAGKGRHLEELVDQARKLRVRRAVDFVGHLSDRELRAVLAAADAVVLPSRYEPFGIVALEAAAAKAPLVASTAGGLGEVVVDGETGLAFSPGDVDALGDAVEAVLDDEVAAARRALTAQSRLAADFDWGRIAEATVAVYRRARVGEPVELGRPKIATGNAFEP